The genomic region ACATCAACGAGGACGGCCAAGAGGCGGGCAGCGACGCTGCGCCCGAGGATGCCGGCGACGCACCGCGCAAGCCAGCCCCCTGAAACGACAAAGGGCCTCGTGACGAGGCCCTTTTCGGTCTGAGCGCAGGCTCAGTGCGTCTTGCGACGCAGCACGGCTCCCAGCAGTGCATCCAGGCTGATCCGGCCAGCCCCGAAGAACATGAGCGGCCACAGCATGACCATGAAGATCAGCGGCAGCTTGAAGTTGCCATGGCCGTCGTCGGTGATGACATAGCCCTGCGCCAGCTCAGCCAGTGAATGCCATTCGGCCGGCCAGTGCACGGCAGCCGTGGCCACGATCGTGACCACCAGTAGCGCCAGGGCAAAGAAGCGCGTGCCCAGCCCCAGCATCAGCGCCAGGCCCCCGACAATCTCGAACCACATGGCCAGCTGCCAGTTCAGCTCGGCCGGCAGATGGTTGAACGGGAACAGGAACTGCTCCTGGATGTCGGCAAACCAGTTCTCGCCGCCCAGCTTCTCCAGGCCGGACTCCAGGAACTCCCAGCCGATCAGCAGGCGCAGGAACAGGAGGCCCGCCCAGGGGGCAAGGCTGTCGAGCGCACGACGGATACGGCAAGGTGGCCGCGACAGCCCGCAGCGTCCGCTCCCGCCTTCGCCCTCCAGGCCAGAACCGGCGGCATTGGAACAGGAAACATGCATGATCATCTCCAGGTGAATGTCGAAAAAGGGGGATCAGCCGGCTGCCGCGGGCTGAGCGGTGCCTGGGCGCAGCAGCAGCTCGTCAGCCAGCCACTGCTGTTGCAACGGCACAATCTGTTCGGCCAATTCATCCGCTGCCAGCCCCCAATGGGAGGCCAGCTGCTCACAGGCGGCCTGCCAGTCACAGCCGTTGTCCTGCAGGGCATCCAGCAACTGCGCGGCCGCCGGGGTCAGCACGTTGAAGCGCACCTGGTGCTGGCGGTCCCGGTATACCGCCACGAAGGTGGTGGTCGGCACCACCTCGGCGTCCTCGGCGCCAATGGTGTGGACAGGGTAGGCGTATCCGCCCAGCTGCAGGGCCGGGCACAGCGCCAGCCCCTGCGGACCGACGCGAAGCGGTACGTCCGGTGCCGTCTCCACGGCCAGCTCCAGCCACTCGTAGTGCGCCAGCTCGGCCAGCCAGGGGGGCAAGGATTCATCGGCAGGCGCGTCCTCTGCCTGCAGGAAGTCCACGAAGGCCTTCGGGATCTCGTGAAAGAACGGCGAGGTGTGCCAGCGCCCTTCTGCAAAGAAGCGGTCAATGAGCGCTTCCAGGTGTGACGTGCCGATCAGCGCCTCACACAGGGGGAAGCACTGATGGATGAAGCTCCCGATGTTGTTGCGCAGCAGCGAGGCGTAGACATCGATGCGGCGCGGCTCCGTGCCTGTCGGTCGCGGTGCGACGCCGGGTTGCCGGAAATAGCTCGACCAGTCGCCCTGCATGCGGGCCAGGCCGGGGGCTGACGACGCCTGACCCGCGCCTGTCTGGCGTGCCGCCGGTGCAGGTGCAGTATCCGCTTGCTGGCCCTTGTTCGGCCCCTGGTTGGCAGTCATGGCACCAGCACTCCCCGGTCCTGCGGGGCACCCCGTTCCGTTTCCGCCGAGACCTTGGCAGCATCGGACGATCCAGGCACCTCGACGCCGGTCTTCTCCATGCCAGCCTTCCCGGCCTCGGCCTGCATTCGCGCCGCACGACGCGCCGAGGCCTCACGCTGCATCCGGTCGATGGTGCCCACTTCATCCACCAGCTCGGCCAGCGGCGGGAAGTTGAAGTCCCGTTCCAGACAGCTGGGAATGGCCACCGGGTCCAGCCCGGCGTCGACCAGCCGGTCGTAGGTAAATTCCAGCAGCTGCCAGACCGGATCGATCACCGGCATGCCGTGCGTGTCGATGATCAGCCCATCGTCTTCGACGTGATGGCCCGCAACGTGCATGTAGCAGGTACGCTCCAGCGGCAGCTGTCGCATGTATTCGTAGGGGTCGAAGCCGTGGTTGCAGCTGTTCACGTAGACGTTGTTCACGTCCAGGTGCAGCAGGCAGCCCGCTTCCTTCACCACCTCGCGCACGAAGGTGGCGTCATCCATCTCGGCGCCTTCGGGCGCCGCATAGTAGCTGGCATTCTCGATGCCGATCTGCTCGCCCATGTAGTCCTGCACCTGGGCAATGCGCTGCGCCACATGGCGCACCGTCTCGTAGGTGGCCGGCAGCGGCAACAGGTCATAGAGCTGCCCTTCGTGCCCGCACCACGACAGGTGCTCGGTGTAGAGGGAGATCCGGTAGGTGCGCATGAAGGCCTTCACTTCGGCCAGAAGCCGCATGTCCAGACCGTCACTGCCCCCCAGGTTCAGCGACAGGCCATGACAAGCCAGCGGCCGGTGCTCGCTGATCGCCGACAGATCCCGCGAAAAGCGTCCGCCCAGTCGGCTCCAGTTCTCGGGCGCCACCTCGAAGAAGGCCACCACGTCCATCGTGCCTGCTTCCAGCATGGCCAGCGTGTCGGCCAGCAGGCTCCGCCGCAGGCCCAGCCCGGCACGATGCAGCAACCGAACATCCCGGGAATCTCTCGTCATGACTCCTTCTCCCCTTTTCATGCCTCACCCTTCACCCCGCATGACCCGGCCTGCGACCCCCATAGCCGGCAGCCTGGCCCAGGGCTGAACGATTCGGAACACGCCCGGACCGCGCCGGGCGTGACAGAGCCGTCCCATCGTGCAAGGCGGTCGGCAACGGCGACCGCCCCACGATGGATGGCTCAATGGCTTACTTCATCTTGCGGTTGCCGCCGCATTTGCCCTCACCGCACCGGCCTTCCATGCCCTTGCTGGCCTTGGCAGGCTTCTCGGTCTTGGCAGGCTTGTTGGCCTTCTCGGCGCCGCACGAACCTTCCTTGGTCTTGGCATTGTTGCTGCCGCAGGAACCTTCCTGGCTCTTGGCATTGGCGCCGCAGGAGCCTTCCTGGCTCTTGGCGTTGCCACCGCAGGAACCTTCCGGCGCCTTCTGGTCGGCAGCAGCGACCTGATAGCCCTGGGACAGGCTCTGCGCGGCAAACACCGGCGTCGAAGCCATGACGGCACCCGTGGCCACTGCACCGGAAAGAAGCGCTGCAAATTTCTTGCTCATGAGATCTCCAAAGTTCCAGACATGGAACGCAAAGTTGGAAAGGACGCGGGCAGCACCGCGCTGCGCCGACTTCCGTATGGTCGCCGGATTCCCGGAAACATTACGCTAGTAACGAAATTTATTTTTGTTGAAATATCGTTTCCATGGGAAAGATCCCTCCACGGGATTGCCTGGGCCAGACGCGCACGGCCCGCCTCCGGACCTTGCCCGCATGCGTGGATGCAGCACGGCTCATGCGTGCAGGGGCTGCGAAGCACAGGAGCGTCGCTGCGGCAGGACTCGCTGGCATGCTCAGCGCAGCACACAAGGGGCGGGCGCTCTTGGGGGGCTGCCTGACGCAGGCGTACAACGCGGATGCCAGGACGGGGCGCAAGCCCAAGATGGGGCGCAAGGCCAAGGCGGGGTTCAGGATCGGTCCTTCGAAGCGGAACATGCCACCACCAGCCCGAATGGGTTTGGCGTCACTTCACGCCAACCCCTTGTACGAACGAGATGTCCGTCTGGAAATCGTTACCTTGTGAACGAGTTTCCGGAAAGCGATTCCGCGAAATAATTCCCGCAGACAAGGGGCGATGAATACCGCCATGAGAAACTGCGACGTGCCAGAATGAAGGCCGTTGCTCATGATGAATTTCGTTCAGCTATTCATCATTATCAGAATCTCGACATCTGATTCACAGGGGCTCGACCCTGAGCCCAAGGCTTCTTGATAAAAGTCAACCCAAAGGCGAGAAAAGCTTTTTTATAATCATCCGAATCGGCAGTGACCAAACAAACGGCAAACAACACTGTGCGATACGGATATTTCATGAAGGCATGGAATGACGCCATGGGGGCTGCCCATCCACGACGGAAGCAACCACCTTCTGGACGTCATCAAGCCCAAACGTTAAAACAACAATAATTATCTTCCCGGCGATTGCTGCCCGCCTCTCCTTCGAGATGCGGGCAGTTTTTTTGTGCGTCCGAAATTACTGACCGGCGACAGTCGCTGCGCTTTCATCGAGCAGCTCGACCGAAACCCGACGGTCCGGCTGCAGGCACTGCACGGTCTTTTCTGCACCCGCAGTGTCCTGGTGGCAACCACGGGAGAAATCTTCCGTGGCCCCCATGGCGCGAACTTCCATGGGCAGACGCACACCCAGTCGCTGCAGCTCATCACGCACCGTCACGGCACGTCGCATGGACAGGCGCTCGTTGTAGGCACGGTTGCCCAGGCGGTCGGTATGCCCCATCAGTTTCAGGACCTGATGTTCGTTCGGTCCATGGCCCTTCAGCACCTCGGCAAAGTCCATCAGCTTCTGACGATCTTCGGGCAGGATGTCGGCCACGCCCGAACGGTCGAAGCGGAAACGCACATCCAGTGTCGGCATGGCGGGCGCCTCGATCACCGGCGCAGGGACAGCCGGCTTCTCGACGGGAGCGGAAACGACCTGCTTGGGCTTGCACTGGGCGGCCAGTTTTTCCGCCTCTTCCGTCAGATCTTCAGCAATCTGGATATAGGGGCTGGCATGGCGCCAGCCACCCTGGCGAATCTCGTTGCCGGCATGCACCAGCTCGACTTCGGCGCACGCCAGACGTTGGGCAGCACACTGCATGCCTTCGGTGTCCTGACGCAGGCGGTCATGACGCGCCCAGAGATCGTCGCGCAGGCGGCGTGCATCATTGACCAGCGGCGTTTCGCTGACGTCCGGATTCTGACCGGCCTCCAGCTGGTCCAGGATGCCCTGGGCCTGCGCAAGCGAAGCCCGGGGGAACCCGCCACGATCATTGCGCGTGTATTCGTGGAAGCTCACGTCCAGCCAGCACTGGGCCTTGGCCAACGCATAGCTGCCCAAGCGGACACCTTTCCGGGCGTTGAGTTCCGCGATGCGCGCCTGCGTGTCCCGATAGATGCCCTGGTCACGGGCAATCTGCGCATCTTCCATCTTCTGGAACGGCGTGTAGGAGCCCGTGTCGGCAGTCATTTCCTGGCCCGCCATCGACCCGGAAACCTGTGCACCTGCATCCAGGTCCTTGTTGGCCTCTCCGTGCGTACCGGCGCAGGCTCCCAGCATCAGCGACAGCAAGATGGTGGCAGGTGCGCAATGTCGGCGTGACTTCATGGTGTAAGCAGCGGTCAGGCGCAAAGCCCCGGCAGCGTCGCAGCGCGCTCGGCATGCATCGGCATGACCCATCCTGTTCCTGTGGTTGGACTGATGGCACAAGGTTAAGACACGCCTTTTTCCCCCTCTCGCCCGCCCCGACAGGTGGGCCACAAGGCCCGACATGCTGGTGGAGATGGCCGGATGCTCGCTGCCTGGGTGCGACATCCAGACCTGAGCTCTCACTGGTCCGGATATGCGCCAGAAAGACGAACCCCGTGCCGGGACACATCCCGGCACGGGGTTCGATGGACCGATGCCCCCTGCCCGGCCGGTGAGCCGGGCGGGGAGCGAACTACCCGATCAGAACGGAGCCTTCTCCGAGGGGTTGATGCGGATCATCCGGGACTTGGACGGCACACCCGCCTTGTTGAAGGCAAACACGTGGTAGAAGCCCGGAGGCGTCAGGTACTTGTTCTTCGGCAGTTCGATGTCCAGACCGTTGCCGTTGACGCGGAACTTCACTTCGTTGAAGCGCTGTTCCATGTCGAACGAGTGCGTGACGGCGCCCGTCTTGACCAGCGTGACCCGAGCGATGTCGTTGGCATCGGCGGTCTCGATGTGGAAGGTGCTGGCCGGCTCGGCCACCATCGCCACCGCACCGCTGCCAACCTCACCCTTCAGCACCGGACGCTTCGCCAGCGTACCGTCGGCATTGAACAGGTACGGCGGACGGTAGATCTGGGCGTTCAGGTTGTCGACCGGACCCGGCTGACCACCACCGGTGGACAGGACCGTGGCATCCGGCAGCAGCAGGGTCACGCTGTGATAGAGGCGTTTCTCGCTGATGTTGGCGCCCGGCGTCCACTGACGGGTGTCGGGGTTGAAGAGCATCGTGGCGTAGTTGATATCGCCCGCATCCTCGTTGATGGGCTCTTCGACGTCGACCAGCAGGTTCTTGGTCGAACCACCCGAGACCAGCACGTTGCCGTCGGCCAGGACCGTGGCATTGCTCCAGTGGTAGGTCTTGTCCAGGGCCGGCATGTCGAACAGCTTGGGACGATCTCCGTTGATGTCGATCAGCGTGGCCTTGGACGGACCGCCGTTGTTCATGTTGCCGGTCATGTCACCGCCACCGAACTGGAAGATCAGGCCCGGGCGAACCATGACGGCCGTGGAGGTGGCCTGCCAGCCGCGGTAGAACTCCCAGTCTTCCTTGCCGTCTTCGGTGATGCGCGGATAGTCCCAGTGGGCACCCAGCATCTTCACCGAACCCTTGCCGGCATTGCCATACGGATCGATCTCGTACATGAAGTGCGGGTCGAAGCCGAAGATCTTGCCGTTCGGGGCAACGAAGTTGCGCGGATAGTTGTTCTCGAACGCGGCCATCTCGTTGGGACCAACCTTGATCTTGGCCATCGTGTCGATGGTCAGCGCCTTGAAGGTGCCGTCGGCCTTGCGGATCTCGGGGTGCTTCTCGCCGTCGGTACCGCCCTGGATGTAGACCTCACCGGTGGGCAGCGTGGTGGCCGTGCCGTACCAGCGCGGCAGCGTCATGTCGTTGCGCGCGGGGGTCAGCAGGTTGCTGCTCGGATCGAAGATGTTGACATCCTTCACGCCACGGTTGGTGACGCGACCATCCTTCAGCAGGTCACCGCCCAGGATCATCATCCGGCCGTCCTGCAGCAGGATCTGCGCCGAACAGAACAGGAAGGTCTTGGTGGAGTTGAGCAGCAGCATGTGGGACGCATCGTCCGTGCCCAGCTCGGGATCCCACACGTCGTAGCGGAACTGGCTGTCCTGCCGGACGTTGTAGTCCGTACCGTAGGTGAGCACCCGACCGTCGGCCGTGATGGCGGCATGAATGGAAACCACCGGCCAGTTCACCTTGGGCAGCCATTCACCCCGGGTCTTGCGTGCCTGCTGTTCGGCAGACGTGGTGGGCGTGACAGGCTTGACCGGCTCGGCAGGCGTGACCGGGGCAACCGGCGCGACGGGCGGCTTGGGAACTTCAGGTGCGGTTTGAGGCGCAGGCTGAATCACCGGCGGCACGGGGCGCACGGGAGCAACCGGCGCAGCGGCGGTACCGGTACCCGAGGTGCCGTTGGTAGCAGGCGTGGTCGGCTTGGTATCGGCAGCCGGACGGGTTGCAGCGGCATCGGTCGAAGCCTGGTTGCCCGACGAGGTGGAGGTATTGGCCGAGGCGTTGCTGCCCGACTGCGTGGTGGTATCCGTCGAGGCGATGGTGTTGCCAGCACCGCCTTGGGTACCCGTGCCGGTAGCGGTGGGGCCAGGGGCGGCCGCACCGGAATCACTGCCGCCACCGCCGCATGCAGCCAGTACGGTCAGCACGGCAAGCGAGGCAAGCTTGAAGGAAGGCGTAGAGACTCTCATGGCGATCAATCCAAACGAGTGAAAGACGTCCGTCGGAAAATCCGGGATGACCCCGGAAAACGCTGGACTCCCTGTCGCGGACATGCGCGGGGTGCGGGTGCTGTGTGGCAGCCTGCACCGACACTGCGCATCGGAGACTGTCGGCATCATCCTCCAGCGCCGGCTTTTTCACGCTCGAAAATTTCACGTTTGCATCGATCTGGCAGGCGACCATTTCCTCCTGGTGTGCCATGGGCATGCCTGACGCAGGCCGAGACCTGACATGCAGCACAAAAAAAGGGCCAACGCCTTGCAACAGGCAGTTGGCCCTGTGGGAGCCCCGGGACTGACAGGGGCTCCGAAAGGAAGAACGCGATCAGCGCGCCATCAGGCAGCAGCCTTGGGCTGATCTTCAGCCTTGGCAGGCTCGGCGGCCTTGGCCTCCGGGCTGAAGCGTGTGCCGGCACGGAACTCGTCGACCAGACGGTCGGTCAGGCGCAGCGCCAGGGCAACCAGCGTCATGGTCGGGTTGTTGGACGACGAGGTGGGGAAGACCGACGAACCTGCGATGTAGAGGTTCTCCATGCCATGAACCAGGCAGTTGCGGTCGACCACGCCTTCGCGCGGCGAATCGGCCATGCGGGTGGTACCCATGTGGTGGTAGGTACCTTCCATGTCGGCCGGCCAGCCCACGTCGTTGATGCGCGGCCCCAGGGTGACCTTGGCGATCTTCTTGTCTTCCAGCTCGCGTGCCAGCAGCTCGAAGGAGGTGTCGACCGTATCCTTGACCCGCTGGTTGAGGCGCCAGTCGATCTTGGTGCGGCGCATGCCCAGAGCATCGACGTCGTCGCTCAGCATGACACGGCTGTTCGGATCCGGTTCCGGCTCGGCGATCAGCTCCATGGTGACGTAACGCACCAGCTTGAGCGAGCCCGTGGTGTGCGCCACCGAGTAGGTGAGCGAGTCCATCGGGTGCGAGAAGATGTGGCCGAGGTCGGTGCCCAGGCCCACGAACGGCGACCACTTGCCGCGAACACGCTGACGCATGCGATACAGCGCCCGGACCACATCGGTGCCCTCACCCGCGTACAGCGAGCGGAACCACATCTGGGCGTCGAGGATGCCGCGCTCCTTCTGGACCTCGAAGGGGATGCGCATCTGGCCGGAGATGTCCACGCCACCGATCTTGACCTTGTTGACGATGCAGTGGAACTTGATGTCGAACAGCGGGTTGTTGCGGTACGGCTCGGCAAAGTCGACGATACCGTTCAGGAAACGCGGGTGATCCTGGAAGTAGCGACCGACCAGGTCATAGCGGTTGCCGATGCCGGCGCTCTGCTGACGGTTGGAAGCCAGCAGCAGGCGGGCGTTCTCGATACCACCGGAGGCCAGCACGAAGACCTTGGCCTGGACCGTAGCCGACACGCCTTTCAGGGTGCGGATCTTGGCGCTTTCCACCGCACCGCCCCACGGGTTGCACTGCAGCTCGACGACGTTGGCCTTGATGTAGACCTTGACGTGCTTGGCCGCCTTGAGCTCGCTGCGATAGGCTTCGCCCATCTTCAGCGGGGGGCTGTACTGGGAGATGATCTCCTCGACCTTCTTGGGGTCGAAGGGGTAGCTGGCCGCCTTGGCCGACAGTCCCTTGGAAGGACCATGGGTGGCCTCGCCGGTCTTGCCCACCCAGTGGGCAGGGTCGTAATCGTTGGACGGGACCTGCAGGATGGCATGCGAGCGCTGGTAGAAGGGCTCCAGGTCTGCACGGCCGATGGGCCAGCCGCTGGCCTTGATCCAGGAGCGGTTCTCGAAGGCGCTCTGGTCCCACGGACGGCAGAAGCCGCCCCAACAGTTGCTGCTGCCCCCCAGGAAACGGCTGCGGGTGCCGTCGGAGAAATCGTAGGGGATACCCACACTGGGCCCCCGGTAAAGGTCAGCAGTGGCTTCATCACGGGAAAGGCCGCCACTCTCGAGCACGACGGTGTCGATGCCGGCTTTCTCCAGCTCCAGCGCCATGGAGATGCCTGCAGCGCCGCCGCCGACGATACAGATCTGGGTTTGAATGACGGAGCCCGAGGCCAATTCGTTGGTGTCGATCAGCATGGATGGTTCCTTCTGGGGACGCAGTGTTGCGAAGGCAAGCACCTGACATTGAAAGGAAAATGTCTGTCATCCTCTGGATGAGGGGCGGCGCGCGTCTGGCGCGAATGTCAGGCACCCTGGGACTGTTTTGGCAGTTTTTTGCAGTATAAGCCCCGCCGCCTTGTAACGCGACGCCGACTTTGCTTCAAACCTTGACGTAATGCACACAACCAAAACAAGACATTACGTCGGATCGTACTATCGTTGCACAGCGTTGTCTATAGACAACAAACTAAAGAAGTAAGGTTGTAAAGCTCCGCGCCTTTCTGTGTTATTTACAACACTTGGCCGACCAAGCTCGGGTCTGAGCAGCCAGGCGGCATGCAGGCCTGCCCGACGGGCTGCCAGCACATCCAGCTCCAGATCGTCGC from Lautropia mirabilis harbors:
- a CDS encoding HvfX family Cu-binding RiPP maturation protein, which gives rise to MHVSCSNAAGSGLEGEGGSGRCGLSRPPCRIRRALDSLAPWAGLLFLRLLIGWEFLESGLEKLGGENWFADIQEQFLFPFNHLPAELNWQLAMWFEIVGGLALMLGLGTRFFALALLVVTIVATAAVHWPAEWHSLAELAQGYVITDDGHGNFKLPLIFMVMLWPLMFFGAGRISLDALLGAVLRRKTH
- a CDS encoding HvfC family RiPP maturation protein; this translates as MTANQGPNKGQQADTAPAPAARQTGAGQASSAPGLARMQGDWSSYFRQPGVAPRPTGTEPRRIDVYASLLRNNIGSFIHQCFPLCEALIGTSHLEALIDRFFAEGRWHTSPFFHEIPKAFVDFLQAEDAPADESLPPWLAELAHYEWLELAVETAPDVPLRVGPQGLALCPALQLGGYAYPVHTIGAEDAEVVPTTTFVAVYRDRQHQVRFNVLTPAAAQLLDALQDNGCDWQAACEQLASHWGLAADELAEQIVPLQQQWLADELLLRPGTAQPAAAG
- a CDS encoding HvfB family MNIO-type RiPP peptide maturase codes for the protein MTRDSRDVRLLHRAGLGLRRSLLADTLAMLEAGTMDVVAFFEVAPENWSRLGGRFSRDLSAISEHRPLACHGLSLNLGGSDGLDMRLLAEVKAFMRTYRISLYTEHLSWCGHEGQLYDLLPLPATYETVRHVAQRIAQVQDYMGEQIGIENASYYAAPEGAEMDDATFVREVVKEAGCLLHLDVNNVYVNSCNHGFDPYEYMRQLPLERTCYMHVAGHHVEDDGLIIDTHGMPVIDPVWQLLEFTYDRLVDAGLDPVAIPSCLERDFNFPPLAELVDEVGTIDRMQREASARRAARMQAEAGKAGMEKTGVEVPGSSDAAKVSAETERGAPQDRGVLVP
- a CDS encoding HvfA family oxazolone/thioamide-modified RiPP metallophore, with the translated sequence MSKKFAALLSGAVATGAVMASTPVFAAQSLSQGYQVAAADQKAPEGSCGGNAKSQEGSCGANAKSQEGSCGSNNAKTKEGSCGAEKANKPAKTEKPAKASKGMEGRCGEGKCGGNRKMK
- a CDS encoding OmpA family protein, whose amino-acid sequence is MKSRRHCAPATILLSLMLGACAGTHGEANKDLDAGAQVSGSMAGQEMTADTGSYTPFQKMEDAQIARDQGIYRDTQARIAELNARKGVRLGSYALAKAQCWLDVSFHEYTRNDRGGFPRASLAQAQGILDQLEAGQNPDVSETPLVNDARRLRDDLWARHDRLRQDTEGMQCAAQRLACAEVELVHAGNEIRQGGWRHASPYIQIAEDLTEEAEKLAAQCKPKQVVSAPVEKPAVPAPVIEAPAMPTLDVRFRFDRSGVADILPEDRQKLMDFAEVLKGHGPNEHQVLKLMGHTDRLGNRAYNERLSMRRAVTVRDELQRLGVRLPMEVRAMGATEDFSRGCHQDTAGAEKTVQCLQPDRRVSVELLDESAATVAGQ
- a CDS encoding galactose oxidase early set domain-containing protein, translated to MRVSTPSFKLASLAVLTVLAACGGGGSDSGAAAPGPTATGTGTQGGAGNTIASTDTTTQSGSNASANTSTSSGNQASTDAAATRPAADTKPTTPATNGTSGTGTAAAPVAPVRPVPPVIQPAPQTAPEVPKPPVAPVAPVTPAEPVKPVTPTTSAEQQARKTRGEWLPKVNWPVVSIHAAITADGRVLTYGTDYNVRQDSQFRYDVWDPELGTDDASHMLLLNSTKTFLFCSAQILLQDGRMMILGGDLLKDGRVTNRGVKDVNIFDPSSNLLTPARNDMTLPRWYGTATTLPTGEVYIQGGTDGEKHPEIRKADGTFKALTIDTMAKIKVGPNEMAAFENNYPRNFVAPNGKIFGFDPHFMYEIDPYGNAGKGSVKMLGAHWDYPRITEDGKEDWEFYRGWQATSTAVMVRPGLIFQFGGGDMTGNMNNGGPSKATLIDINGDRPKLFDMPALDKTYHWSNATVLADGNVLVSGGSTKNLLVDVEEPINEDAGDINYATMLFNPDTRQWTPGANISEKRLYHSVTLLLPDATVLSTGGGQPGPVDNLNAQIYRPPYLFNADGTLAKRPVLKGEVGSGAVAMVAEPASTFHIETADANDIARVTLVKTGAVTHSFDMEQRFNEVKFRVNGNGLDIELPKNKYLTPPGFYHVFAFNKAGVPSKSRMIRINPSEKAPF
- a CDS encoding GMC oxidoreductase, which encodes MLIDTNELASGSVIQTQICIVGGGAAGISMALELEKAGIDTVVLESGGLSRDEATADLYRGPSVGIPYDFSDGTRSRFLGGSSNCWGGFCRPWDQSAFENRSWIKASGWPIGRADLEPFYQRSHAILQVPSNDYDPAHWVGKTGEATHGPSKGLSAKAASYPFDPKKVEEIISQYSPPLKMGEAYRSELKAAKHVKVYIKANVVELQCNPWGGAVESAKIRTLKGVSATVQAKVFVLASGGIENARLLLASNRQQSAGIGNRYDLVGRYFQDHPRFLNGIVDFAEPYRNNPLFDIKFHCIVNKVKIGGVDISGQMRIPFEVQKERGILDAQMWFRSLYAGEGTDVVRALYRMRQRVRGKWSPFVGLGTDLGHIFSHPMDSLTYSVAHTTGSLKLVRYVTMELIAEPEPDPNSRVMLSDDVDALGMRRTKIDWRLNQRVKDTVDTSFELLARELEDKKIAKVTLGPRINDVGWPADMEGTYHHMGTTRMADSPREGVVDRNCLVHGMENLYIAGSSVFPTSSSNNPTMTLVALALRLTDRLVDEFRAGTRFSPEAKAAEPAKAEDQPKAAA